In Candidatus Delongbacteria bacterium, the DNA window TAAGCTTTATCTTGATAAATACGATATTCATAGTTTAAATAACTTTTTATATCATGTGATCAATTCAATATTTATCCCATTTACTTTTAAGTGGGATACTTTAAATTTAAGTTCAATTGAGAATAATAAAATTAACGTTATTTTAAACAAATCTCCTTTTTATGTTGAAGATCCTGGAGAAAATTTCCATGAGATTACAATGAGATCTTGTGACAGATTTCTAAACAAAATATTCTCTTTGGAGGATTTAATAATTTCTGAAGAGATAATAAATTACTACACTCTTTCGGAAAAAAGCAGCTCAGTATTTAAGTATGCAAAGAATCTTACTTCAATCATAATTCCTGTTCATAACAAGTTTGAGTATACAAGACATTGTCTGGAATCTATCTTTTTGAATACATCATCTGATTATGAATTAATCATTATTGATAACAACTCCACAGATGAAACAAAAGATTATCTATTTTCATTGAAAAGCAACCATTGCTCAGAATTTTGCAAAAGAATAAAAATCGTAAATAATGTTACCAATATGACATTTTCTCAATCTAATAATATTGGATCTGCTTACTCAAAAGGTGAAACTCTGGTTTTTCTTAACAATGATACGAGTGTTACCAAGGGTTGGCTCGAACATTTGTTAATGTTTAAGGATGAATATCCAATTATTGGTCCGATGTTATTGTATCAAGATGATACAATTCAGCATTGTGGAACAGTATTTCATAAAGATTTTGGAACTGAACATATCTTTTCAAAAGTATCAAAATATTTACCATATGCCAATAGATTAAATAATGATTATCAATCGCTGACAGCAGCAGCATTATTGGTTTTTCATGATATATTTGACATGGTCGAAGGTTTTGACGAATCTTATGAAAATTGTTATGAAGATGTTGATTTATGCTTCAAAGTAAGGAAATTAGGATACAAGATTTTATATAATCCAAATTCAATTGTTTATCATTTTGAATCAAAAACCAGAAAAGCAACCCAAGGAATGGAAAAATCCGGAAAGATCTTCTTTGATAAATGGAGGAATTATTATAGGGCTGATTTTGATAGTTTTATCAAACGGGCGGGATTTACTATTGTTGATAGACAAATTACTATAGAAGATGGAATATTAAAAAACGAATTACTTACTTTAATTGCTGGAAAAATATTGAATGATGTAAATTTTAAAAGGTCATTACAAGATGACGTT includes these proteins:
- a CDS encoding glycosyltransferase family 2 protein; the protein is MFKPEFLKVKLYLDKYDIHSLNNFLYHVINSIFIPFTFKWDTLNLSSIENNKINVILNKSPFYVEDPGENFHEITMRSCDRFLNKIFSLEDLIISEEIINYYTLSEKSSSVFKYAKNLTSIIIPVHNKFEYTRHCLESIFLNTSSDYELIIIDNNSTDETKDYLFSLKSNHCSEFCKRIKIVNNVTNMTFSQSNNIGSAYSKGETLVFLNNDTSVTKGWLEHLLMFKDEYPIIGPMLLYQDDTIQHCGTVFHKDFGTEHIFSKVSKYLPYANRLNNDYQSLTAAALLVFHDIFDMVEGFDESYENCYEDVDLCFKVRKLGYKILYNPNSIVYHFESKTRKATQGMEKSGKIFFDKWRNYYRADFDSFIKRAGFTIVDRQITIEDGILKNELLTLIAGKILNDVNFKRSLQDDVFRVIEPVNLKPLVSVIIPVYNNLTLTKNCLDSIYSNFEENIEIIVVDNGSDEDMCIFLKNYDRKCFSYIRNDKNLGFAIANNQGAKLAKGKYILCLNNDTIVTKGWISAPVRFLESNPSFGACGLKLLYEDNTIQHAGVVIYNEELLMPFHNLQNLINDCSVSDRLREFKAVTAAAVLIRSDLFNHIGGYNERYINCFEDIDLCFKIAEAGFKIIYFPNSIIYHLESKTKGRKDYVAYSAKIMRELWSSKVSSDAHLYYDEIGMILSIDHKTHSFIIDFKSEKLSAKLDRIAENCEKGICYESLIEILLISDKIGDIKNLSYRRIIELVKSLCMYKL